From one Formosa sediminum genomic stretch:
- a CDS encoding alkaline phosphatase D family protein — translation MESNNSGRRGFLKKALIATGGIILAPNFISCSSDDENFEKDYDETQLSNINFNEGIASFDPSSSSVIIWTRYATANSEIIWEVATDVNFETILRTGKITTEASRDFTIAVELTELDANQKLYYRFINSEDNAISDVGETITLPVDASEIKLAVCSCSNYQAGLFNAYDAMANSNADIIVHLGDYFYEYGAGGYGATAENAFLGRQHEPASEILSLDDYRTRYKQYRSDKSLQLAHQKKPFICVWDDHEIANDTYKDGAENHDEATEGDFQTRKQYALQAYSEFLPFSRLSEDANDIIYRTINLGNLVNLIMLDTRVIGRDKQLNITDYYSATGLDAVAFQTALSDTSRSLLGTEQMNWVVNQLQGNTAKWQVLGQQVLMGNMYIPAELLLAFGSPNFAETLTELVTIKSRMLAQDPTLTTAEITRVLAAIPYNLDAWDGYPVDREIIYNALNGKKIVTLAGDTHNAWHNILLAQDGTEVGVELATPSVSSPGFETYLGETTPEIIASFEYAMTTLVDGLKYFNASKRGYLMVTFTSSDVISEWRYVDTILSESYTATVGHTISFS, via the coding sequence ATGGAATCAAATAACTCTGGCAGACGTGGGTTTCTTAAAAAAGCACTTATAGCCACAGGAGGAATAATTTTAGCTCCTAACTTTATTAGTTGTAGTTCAGACGACGAAAATTTTGAAAAGGATTATGATGAAACACAATTATCTAACATAAATTTTAATGAAGGTATTGCAAGTTTCGATCCGAGTAGTTCTAGTGTAATTATTTGGACACGTTATGCGACGGCCAATAGTGAAATTATTTGGGAGGTTGCTACAGATGTTAATTTTGAAACTATTTTACGAACAGGAAAAATAACCACTGAAGCTTCTAGAGATTTTACAATCGCTGTTGAATTAACAGAGTTAGATGCTAATCAAAAATTATATTATCGTTTTATAAATAGTGAAGACAATGCCATTTCAGATGTTGGAGAAACCATTACTTTACCTGTAGATGCTTCCGAAATAAAATTGGCAGTTTGTTCTTGTTCAAACTATCAGGCAGGATTGTTTAATGCATATGATGCTATGGCAAACTCTAATGCCGATATCATTGTGCATTTAGGAGACTATTTTTATGAATATGGAGCAGGAGGTTATGGGGCTACAGCCGAAAATGCTTTTCTAGGCAGACAACATGAACCTGCATCTGAAATTTTAAGTTTAGATGATTATCGAACACGATATAAACAATATAGATCTGATAAATCTTTACAATTAGCACATCAAAAAAAGCCATTTATTTGTGTTTGGGACGATCATGAAATTGCAAACGACACGTATAAGGATGGTGCCGAAAACCATGATGAGGCTACGGAAGGTGATTTTCAAACCAGAAAGCAATATGCTTTACAAGCCTACAGTGAATTTTTACCATTTTCAAGACTGTCTGAAGATGCTAACGATATTATTTATAGAACAATTAATCTTGGAAACTTAGTTAATTTAATAATGTTAGATACACGTGTAATCGGACGCGATAAGCAATTAAATATAACCGATTATTACTCTGCTACAGGTTTAGATGCAGTAGCATTTCAAACAGCATTAAGCGATACCTCGCGATCGTTATTGGGAACAGAACAAATGAATTGGGTCGTAAATCAATTGCAAGGAAACACGGCTAAATGGCAGGTGCTGGGACAACAAGTATTAATGGGGAATATGTATATCCCTGCAGAATTATTATTAGCCTTTGGAAGTCCTAATTTTGCAGAGACTTTAACAGAACTTGTTACTATAAAGTCAAGAATGCTTGCTCAAGATCCCACGCTTACAACTGCAGAAATTACTCGTGTTTTAGCCGCAATTCCGTATAATTTGGATGCTTGGGATGGATACCCTGTAGACCGTGAAATTATTTATAATGCTTTAAACGGAAAGAAAATAGTAACCTTAGCAGGAGATACACATAATGCATGGCATAATATTTTACTCGCGCAAGATGGTACCGAAGTGGGCGTAGAATTGGCTACACCAAGTGTGAGTTCTCCTGGATTTGAAACTTATTTAGGTGAAACGACTCCGGAAATAATTGCAAGTTTTGAATATGCAATGACCACATTAGTTGATGGTTTAAAATATTTTAATGCGTCTAAGAGAGGGTATTTAATGGTAACATTTACATCTTCTGATGTTATTTCAGAATGGAGGTATGTAGACACCATCTTATCAGAATCGTATACTGCAACAGTAGGACATACAATTTCTTTTTCTTAA
- a CDS encoding heparinase II/III family protein, which translates to MLKTNIPLTATSPFNSPILKLFSVIGMLLLFSATLWSQSLSSKKVVDNKDLKNYLKKEVSSQLKADGKLTEARLAAYFRAKFSERFYYDYNSFNDRLHTYNTIYNNQDNHKSRALDHLNKFPAKAQWKLPFNYKNGDPVDAYALRHLARQHKMVDIALLYFNEDKNPEYIRYFVNQMQSLNEALKANKFETIEDGNGVYEVYRAGYRITNWLWIHNMFLSDKAYTDADQLQTIATLLQHGQSLYENNPEFHAGNHQTKGMSALAAIAILLRDFKGTDLWYERAMSRLSEHLEKEINPDGFQFERSVHYHMADINNYFYAYQLTKINTIKVDQAWEDKLRSLFTTLPKIAYPDKTAPVLQDDTDNPWAEFNDISGALTLGYLLFDNPSFGYFATNKVDPGMYWFLSNKQVEQLNNIEKKAPKHGSLAFQDTKYYIMRQGWETNDDMMIISAGVDADKPDHQHGDVLGIQAMANGHVILPNYQVRYSLKDFDLFKNSMVKNVALVDDELIGKAWTSNKGGSGFGKFKDLPTPKVITWNTNDKFDLFVGSHDGFENINVTYSRQVIYLKDDFWIVKDNFKSPNTHNYKQVWQGHYTTELGADLIRASFPDAAGTDIFQLHSTDTVETSGANGKQWTVVTKNNQKEYNFITVILPYQGYNNGVDKTKKEIKLNDWTVKTPHWGINGANTTVIANSNKHYAFGLKKMEYKGIMLEASVASDLYLEITNDTLEVYLLSEAPTTVTINANKNVTLKPGDQYIFELN; encoded by the coding sequence ATGCTTAAAACTAACATTCCCTTAACGGCTACAAGCCCTTTTAACTCACCAATCTTAAAACTTTTTAGTGTAATTGGTATGTTATTACTATTTTCTGCAACGCTATGGTCGCAATCACTATCAAGTAAAAAAGTAGTTGATAATAAAGACCTTAAAAACTATCTAAAAAAAGAGGTAAGCTCCCAATTAAAAGCTGATGGAAAATTAACAGAAGCACGTTTAGCTGCATATTTTAGGGCAAAATTTTCTGAACGTTTTTATTATGATTATAATAGTTTTAATGATCGCTTACACACATACAATACGATTTATAACAACCAAGACAATCACAAAAGCAGAGCTTTAGACCATTTAAATAAGTTTCCTGCTAAGGCGCAATGGAAACTTCCTTTTAATTATAAAAATGGAGATCCTGTAGATGCTTATGCACTTAGACATTTGGCCAGACAACACAAAATGGTAGACATTGCTTTACTTTATTTTAATGAAGATAAAAATCCAGAATACATAAGATATTTTGTAAACCAAATGCAGTCTTTAAATGAAGCTCTCAAAGCAAATAAGTTTGAAACTATTGAAGATGGAAATGGCGTATACGAAGTGTACCGAGCTGGGTATAGAATAACCAACTGGTTATGGATACATAATATGTTTTTAAGCGATAAAGCTTATACAGATGCAGACCAATTACAAACCATTGCTACATTATTGCAACACGGACAAAGTTTATATGAAAACAACCCAGAGTTTCATGCCGGAAATCATCAAACTAAAGGAATGTCGGCTTTAGCTGCAATTGCAATTTTACTCCGCGATTTTAAAGGAACAGATTTGTGGTATGAAAGAGCGATGTCTAGACTTAGTGAACATTTAGAGAAAGAAATTAATCCAGATGGGTTTCAGTTTGAACGTTCTGTACATTATCACATGGCAGATATAAATAATTACTTTTATGCCTATCAATTAACTAAAATAAATACTATAAAAGTAGACCAAGCCTGGGAAGACAAATTACGGTCTTTATTTACTACACTTCCAAAAATTGCCTACCCAGACAAAACAGCACCAGTATTACAAGACGACACAGACAATCCGTGGGCAGAATTTAACGACATCTCGGGAGCTTTAACTTTGGGTTACCTCTTATTTGACAATCCTAGTTTTGGATATTTTGCAACTAATAAAGTAGACCCTGGAATGTATTGGTTTTTAAGCAACAAGCAAGTAGAACAACTTAACAATATTGAGAAAAAAGCACCCAAACATGGCTCTCTTGCATTTCAAGACACTAAATATTATATCATGAGACAAGGTTGGGAAACCAATGATGATATGATGATTATTAGTGCGGGTGTAGATGCAGACAAACCAGACCACCAGCATGGGGATGTTTTAGGTATTCAAGCTATGGCTAACGGACATGTTATTTTACCAAATTACCAAGTACGCTATTCACTTAAAGATTTTGATTTATTTAAAAATTCAATGGTAAAAAATGTTGCCCTTGTAGATGATGAATTAATTGGTAAAGCCTGGACTTCTAATAAAGGTGGAAGCGGTTTTGGAAAGTTTAAAGACTTACCAACCCCTAAAGTGATAACTTGGAATACAAATGATAAATTTGATTTATTTGTAGGAAGTCATGATGGTTTTGAGAATATAAACGTAACCTATTCCCGCCAAGTTATTTATTTAAAAGATGATTTTTGGATTGTAAAAGATAATTTTAAATCTCCAAACACACATAATTACAAACAAGTTTGGCAAGGTCACTATACTACAGAATTAGGTGCAGATCTTATTCGTGCTTCTTTTCCTGATGCTGCAGGTACAGATATTTTTCAACTACACTCAACAGATACTGTTGAAACTTCTGGAGCTAATGGAAAACAGTGGACAGTAGTTACTAAAAACAACCAAAAAGAATATAACTTTATTACTGTTATTTTACCTTATCAAGGATATAATAACGGTGTAGACAAAACAAAAAAAGAAATAAAGTTAAACGATTGGACGGTTAAAACTCCTCATTGGGGAATAAATGGTGCCAATACCACTGTAATTGCAAACTCAAATAAACATTATGCTTTTGGGCTAAAAAAAATGGAATATAAAGGCATAATGCTGGAAGCTTCTGTTGCATCAGATTTATATTTAGAGATTACTAATGATACTTTAGAAGTCTATTTATTAAGCGAAGCCCCAACAACCGTAACTATAAATGCCAACAAAAACGTAACGCTTAAACCAGGAGACCAATATATTTTTGAATTAAATTAA
- a CDS encoding peptidoglycan DD-metalloendopeptidase family protein, giving the protein MSTSMFIQVLKSLSSTPIKVLAPEINIEDYLVLDLSSSNKSLQYVDVSSAQNLETYINSHLTKHASKIGYGGYLEVRDLYKRSTYFNSESNASIRNIHIGVDLWSKAGTSVLAALDGEIHSFHNNMNYGDYGPTIILKHSYFDIIFYTLYGHLSLESITSLQVGSVLKQGEKIAELGTSDVNGDYPPHLHFQIIHDIQEYFGDYPGVCSATDLDFYAANCPDPNILLKLIN; this is encoded by the coding sequence ATGTCTACAAGTATGTTTATACAAGTACTAAAAAGCCTGTCTAGTACACCTATTAAGGTTTTAGCTCCAGAGATTAATATTGAAGATTACTTGGTTTTAGATTTATCATCTTCTAATAAAAGTTTACAATATGTAGATGTATCCTCTGCTCAAAATTTAGAAACTTACATTAATTCTCATCTAACAAAACATGCATCAAAAATTGGTTATGGAGGATATTTAGAAGTGAGAGACCTTTATAAAAGAAGTACTTATTTTAATTCAGAATCGAATGCCTCCATTCGTAATATACACATTGGTGTAGATTTATGGTCTAAAGCAGGAACATCTGTATTAGCAGCTTTAGATGGTGAAATACATAGTTTTCATAACAATATGAATTATGGAGATTATGGTCCTACAATAATCTTAAAGCATAGTTATTTTGATATTATTTTTTATACGCTATATGGACATTTAAGTTTGGAGTCTATAACATCACTCCAAGTGGGATCTGTACTGAAACAAGGTGAAAAAATTGCAGAATTGGGAACATCTGATGTTAATGGAGATTATCCGCCACATTTGCACTTCCAAATTATACATGACATACAAGAATATTTTGGAGATTATCCAGGAGTATGTAGTGCCACAGATTTAGACTTTTATGCTGCAAATTGTCCAGATCCCAATATATTATTGAAACTTATAAATTAA